One window of Arvicola amphibius chromosome 6, mArvAmp1.2, whole genome shotgun sequence genomic DNA carries:
- the LOC119817360 gene encoding histone H2B type 1-M yields MPEPTKSAPAPKKGSKKAVTKAQKKDGKKRKRSRKESYSVYVYKVLKQVHPDTGISSKAMGIMNSFVNDIFERIAGEASRLAHYNKRSTITSREIQTAVRLLLPGELAKHAVSEGTKAVTKYTSSNILWNKFYCLPSFKVEEIK; encoded by the exons ATGCCTGAGCCAACGAAGTCCGCTCCCGCCCCTAAGAAGGGCTCCAAGAAGGCCGTGACCAAGGCCCAGAAGAAGGACGGCAAGAAGCGCAAGCGCAGCCGCAAGGAGAGCTACTCGGTGTACGTGTACAAGGTGCTGAAGCAGGTCCACCCCGACACCGGCATCTCTTCCAAGGCCATGGGCATCATGAACTCGTTCGTCAACGACATCTTCGAGCGCATCGCGGGCGAGGCGTCGCGCCTGGCGCATTACAACAAGCGCTCGACCATCACGTCCCGGGAGATCCAGACGGCCGTGCGCCTGCTGCTGCCCGGCGAGCTGGCCAAGCACGCCGTGTCCGAGGGCACCAAGGCCGTCACCAAGTACACCAGCTCCAA TATCCTGTGGAACAAATTTTattgtcttccttcttttaaagTTGAAGAAATTAAATGA
- the LOC119817358 gene encoding histone H2A type 1-H-like has product MSGRGKQGGKARAKAKTRSSRAGLQFPVGRVHRLLRKGNYAERVGAGAPVYLAAVLEYLTAEILELAGNAARDNKKTRIIPRHLQLAIRNDEELNKLLGRVTIAQGGVLPNIQAVLLPKKTESSHHKAK; this is encoded by the coding sequence ATGTCTGGACGTGGCAAACAGGGCGGCAAGGCTCGCGCCAAGGCCAAGACCCGCTCCTCCCGGGCCGGCTTGCAGTTCCCCGTGGGCCGCGTGCACCGCCTTCTCCGCAAGGGCAACTACGCGGAGCGGGTGGGCGCCGGCGCCCCGGTGTACCTGGCGGCCGTGCTGGAGTACCTGACGGCCGAGATCCTGGAGCTGGCTGGCAACGCGGCCCGCGACAACAAGAAGACGCGCATCATCCCGCGCCACCTGCAGCTGGCCATCCGCAACGACGAGGAGCTCAACAAGCTGCTGGGCCGCGTGACGATCGCGCAGGGCGGCGTCCTGCCCAACATCCAGGCGGTGCTGCTGCCCAAGAAGACCGAGAGCAGCCACCACAAGGCCAAGTGA